Proteins encoded by one window of Clostridium perfringens:
- the prfB gene encoding peptide chain release factor 2 (programmed frameshift) produces MIMELENQLSKLHELKNNLKEMGASLDLASLEKKSAELELKMQEAGFWDDVQKAQEVTQEAKRVKDKIDKFKNLNERIDDVEVLKELMEENDEETAQEIISEVKALSKEIDTLKIETILSGEYDRNDAILTLHTGVGGSDANDWTEMLLRMYTRWCEKKGYSLETIDYLPGDEAGVKSVTLKVKGEFAYGYLKAEKGIHRLVRISPFNANGKRQTSFASVEVLPELTSDQDIEINPVDLRIDTYRAGGAGGQHVNKTESAVRITHIPTGIVVQCQNERSQFSNRDTAMGMLKSKLIELKERAHKEKIEDLTGELKDMGWGSQIRSYVFHPYSMVKDHRTNVETSNVNGVMDGDIDNFIIAYLNS; encoded by the exons ATGATTATGGAACTTGAAAATCAATTATCAAAGTTACATGAACTAAAAAATAATTTAAAGGAAATGGGGGCTTCACTT GACTTAGCATCTTTAGAGAAGAAGAGTGCAGAATTAGAGCTTAAGATGCAAGAGGCGGGATTTTGGGATGATGTCCAAAAGGCCCAAGAAGTAACCCAAGAAGCAAAAAGAGTAAAAGATAAAATTGATAAGTTTAAAAATTTAAATGAAAGAATAGATGATGTAGAAGTATTAAAAGAGCTTATGGAAGAAAATGATGAAGAAACAGCACAGGAAATAATAAGCGAAGTTAAGGCTTTAAGTAAAGAGATAGATACATTAAAAATAGAGACAATTCTTTCTGGTGAATATGATAGAAATGATGCCATATTAACACTCCATACAGGTGTTGGTGGAAGCGATGCTAATGATTGGACAGAAATGCTTCTTAGAATGTACACAAGATGGTGTGAAAAGAAGGGATATTCTTTAGAAACTATTGATTATTTACCTGGAGATGAAGCAGGAGTTAAAAGTGTTACGTTAAAAGTTAAAGGTGAGTTTGCTTATGGATATTTAAAGGCTGAAAAGGGTATTCACAGATTAGTTAGAATATCACCTTTTAATGCTAATGGTAAAAGACAAACTTCCTTTGCTTCAGTAGAAGTTTTACCAGAGTTAACATCAGATCAAGATATAGAAATAAATCCAGTAGATTTAAGAATAGACACTTATAGAGCAGGTGGCGCTGGGGGTCAGCATGTAAATAAAACTGAGTCAGCAGTAAGAATTACTCATATTCCAACTGGAATAGTAGTTCAATGCCAAAATGAGAGAAGCCAGTTTTCTAATAGAGATACTGCCATGGGAATGTTAAAGTCTAAACTTATAGAACTTAAAGAGAGAGCTCATAAGGAGAAAATAGAGGATTTAACAGGTGAATTAAAAGATATGGGATGGGGAAGTCAGATAAGAAGTTATGTTTTCCATCCATATTCAATGGTTAAGGATCATAGAACTAATGTTGAGACATCTAATGTTAACGGAGTAATGGATGGAGATATAGATAATTTTATAATTGCCTATTTAAATTCATAA
- a CDS encoding M28 family metallopeptidase — MKKLYIATINILLCTFILLIQLSLVYKNRLDPFEREGVLKNIEYLTSDELEGRLCGNEGNYLAQEFIENSFIKSNIKKLNSSYLQDFNVKAPILVEGEPYLKVYDKNNKLVSSYKYGVDFKEAFINFRVNHITFDNTNEFKVLPTIMKGTSSSNNSVVFLSSPVDSFNFRSSFIEDTPCDLYVVVAPNLIKELETYLNKDYKIDCFIPYEVKEKVVNNVTGIIKGKNPFLPPLVLTAHFDHMGKGLSGEIYRGALDNASGASFLLELSSFLASLPQPSRDIIIVSLNAEEFGLLGSKNFAKENKELLKDATVINFDMIGSDKDIPLTFMAGEDTCFHSDLLDRLCEICNEKNITNIIENKDSSDHASFIKEGFDAITINDGDVTRIHTPEDKIEYISPTAIDRSFSVVWSEIFDSAYSSSGLFLLDSKVLILLILSALLCLILKLRS, encoded by the coding sequence ATGAAAAAATTATATATAGCCACAATAAATATACTTCTTTGTACATTTATTTTGCTTATACAACTCTCTCTAGTTTATAAAAATAGGCTTGATCCCTTTGAAAGAGAAGGTGTTTTAAAGAATATAGAATACTTAACCTCTGATGAATTAGAAGGAAGACTTTGCGGAAATGAAGGTAATTACTTAGCTCAAGAATTCATTGAAAATTCTTTTATTAAATCAAACATAAAAAAACTTAATTCTAGTTATCTTCAAGATTTCAATGTAAAAGCCCCTATTTTAGTTGAAGGAGAGCCTTATTTAAAAGTTTACGATAAAAATAATAAGTTAGTATCTTCATATAAATATGGAGTAGATTTTAAAGAAGCCTTTATAAACTTTAGGGTAAATCATATAACTTTTGATAATACAAATGAATTTAAAGTTCTTCCTACAATAATGAAAGGAACTTCTTCATCTAATAACAGTGTTGTATTTCTCTCCTCTCCAGTAGATTCTTTTAATTTTAGAAGCTCTTTTATTGAGGATACCCCTTGTGACTTATATGTGGTAGTAGCTCCAAATCTTATAAAAGAACTAGAGACATATTTAAATAAAGATTACAAAATAGACTGTTTTATCCCTTATGAGGTTAAAGAGAAAGTTGTTAACAATGTTACTGGAATTATAAAAGGTAAAAATCCATTTTTACCCCCTTTAGTCTTAACAGCTCATTTTGATCATATGGGAAAAGGACTTTCTGGTGAAATTTATAGAGGTGCTTTAGATAATGCTTCTGGTGCTTCATTTTTATTAGAATTAAGCTCTTTTCTAGCCTCACTTCCTCAACCATCAAGAGATATAATAATAGTCTCTCTAAATGCGGAGGAATTTGGATTGCTAGGTTCTAAAAATTTTGCTAAGGAAAATAAAGAATTATTAAAAGATGCTACAGTTATTAACTTTGATATGATTGGAAGTGACAAAGATATTCCCCTTACATTTATGGCAGGAGAAGATACTTGCTTCCACAGTGATTTACTAGATAGGCTTTGTGAAATTTGTAATGAAAAGAACATAACTAATATTATAGAAAATAAAGATTCCTCTGACCACGCAAGCTTTATTAAAGAAGGTTTTGATGCAATAACAATAAATGATGGTGATGTAACAAGAATTCACACACCAGAAGATAAAATTGAATATATAAGTCCTACAGCCATAGATAGAAGTTTCTCTGTGGTGTGGAGCGAGATATTTGACTCAGCTTACTCATCCTCTGGATTATTCTTATTAGACTCAAAAGTTCTTATATTGCTAATATTATCAGCTTTACTTTGTTTAATATTAAAGTTAAGGAGTTAA
- the tex gene encoding RNA-binding transcriptional accessory protein Tex, with the protein MDNINHILSKELGISLKQVTSVIEMLDEGNTVPFIARYRKERTGGLTDEVLRKFNERLTYLRNLESRKEDVLRIIEEQEKLTPELKLKIEKATTLTEVEDIYRPFKAKKRTRATMAVEKGLKPLAELILSGEFNGDIVEEANKYINEEKGVKNEEEALQGAMDIISEIISDNADYRKWIRNFVQKDGIIQVKGSSEEQTPYEMYYDYKEPVRTIPSHRILAINRGEKEKILSVKVTCNDDIIIDYLNKKVLKGNKITDKYLEESIKDSFKRLIYPSIEREIRSELTSKGEEGAIDIFKANLKALLMQAPIKGKVVMGFDPGFRTGCKVAILDETGKFVENTTVYPTAPQNRIDETISTLKKLIKKHGVQVISLGNGTASRESEEVIAKMLKEIKEETGKELFYVIVSEAGASVYSASELANKEYPDLDVTVRGAISIGRRLQDPLAELVKIDPKAIGVGQYQHDVTQKKLDESLAGIVEDCVNNVGVDLNIATPSLLSYISGINASIAKNIVDYREENGKFKSRKELLKVKRLGQKAYEQCAGFLRVMESKEALDNTSVHPESYKVAKELIKTLGYTEEDLKNGKLVDIDERVKAKGISNLAKELEVGEPTLNDIIKEIKKPGRDPREELPKPIFKSGVIEMKDLKPGMILMGTVRNVSDFGAFVDIGVHQDGLVHKSQMADSFVKHPLDIVKVGDVVEVRILDVDLKRKRISLSMKKEG; encoded by the coding sequence ATGGACAATATAAATCATATTTTATCAAAGGAACTTGGTATTTCATTAAAACAGGTAACAAGCGTTATAGAAATGTTAGATGAAGGAAATACAGTACCTTTCATAGCTAGATATAGAAAAGAAAGAACTGGTGGATTAACAGATGAGGTTCTAAGAAAATTTAATGAGAGATTAACATATTTAAGAAATTTAGAAAGTAGAAAAGAAGATGTTTTAAGAATAATAGAGGAGCAAGAAAAATTAACTCCAGAATTAAAACTAAAAATTGAGAAAGCTACTACCCTTACTGAGGTTGAAGATATATATAGACCTTTTAAAGCTAAAAAGAGAACAAGAGCTACTATGGCTGTTGAAAAAGGATTAAAGCCATTAGCAGAGCTTATTCTATCAGGAGAGTTTAATGGTGATATAGTAGAAGAGGCTAATAAATATATTAATGAAGAAAAAGGTGTTAAAAATGAAGAGGAAGCTCTTCAAGGGGCTATGGATATTATAAGTGAAATAATATCTGATAATGCTGATTATAGAAAATGGATTAGAAATTTTGTTCAAAAGGATGGAATAATTCAGGTAAAGGGAAGCAGTGAAGAACAAACACCTTATGAAATGTATTATGATTATAAGGAGCCTGTTAGAACAATTCCATCTCATAGAATATTAGCTATAAATAGAGGAGAAAAGGAAAAAATTCTTTCTGTTAAAGTAACTTGTAATGATGATATAATTATAGATTATTTAAATAAAAAAGTTTTAAAGGGAAATAAAATTACTGATAAGTATTTAGAAGAAAGTATAAAGGACTCCTTTAAAAGACTTATATATCCTTCAATAGAAAGGGAAATAAGAAGTGAATTAACCTCTAAGGGAGAAGAGGGAGCAATTGATATATTTAAGGCTAATTTAAAAGCTCTCTTAATGCAAGCTCCTATTAAGGGAAAAGTTGTAATGGGATTTGACCCTGGATTTAGAACTGGATGTAAGGTAGCAATCTTAGATGAAACAGGAAAATTTGTTGAGAATACAACAGTTTATCCAACAGCCCCTCAAAATAGAATTGATGAAACAATAAGTACACTTAAAAAACTTATTAAAAAACATGGAGTTCAAGTTATTTCTTTAGGAAATGGAACAGCTTCAAGAGAATCAGAAGAAGTAATTGCAAAGATGCTTAAGGAAATAAAAGAGGAAACAGGAAAAGAATTATTTTATGTTATAGTTTCTGAGGCAGGTGCTTCTGTTTATTCAGCATCAGAACTTGCAAATAAGGAATATCCAGACTTAGATGTAACTGTAAGAGGAGCAATTTCTATAGGAAGAAGACTTCAAGATCCATTAGCTGAGCTTGTTAAAATAGATCCTAAGGCTATAGGAGTAGGACAATATCAACATGATGTAACTCAGAAAAAACTTGATGAATCCTTAGCAGGGATAGTTGAGGATTGTGTTAATAATGTAGGAGTAGATTTAAATATAGCAACTCCATCATTATTAAGTTATATTTCAGGGATAAATGCTTCAATAGCTAAAAATATTGTTGATTATAGAGAAGAAAATGGTAAGTTTAAAAGTAGAAAAGAGCTTTTAAAAGTTAAAAGATTAGGACAAAAAGCTTATGAACAATGTGCAGGATTCTTAAGAGTTATGGAAAGCAAAGAAGCTTTAGATAATACTTCAGTTCATCCAGAGTCATATAAAGTAGCTAAGGAACTTATAAAAACTTTAGGATATACAGAAGAAGATTTAAAAAATGGCAAATTAGTAGATATAGATGAGAGAGTAAAAGCAAAAGGAATTTCTAACTTAGCAAAAGAATTAGAAGTTGGAGAACCAACACTTAATGATATTATAAAGGAAATTAAAAAGCCTGGAAGAGATCCAAGAGAGGAATTACCTAAACCAATATTTAAGTCTGGCGTAATAGAAATGAAAGATTTAAAACCAGGTATGATTTTAATGGGGACAGTTAGAAATGTATCTGATTTTGGTGCTTTTGTAGATATTGGAGTTCACCAAGATGGATTAGTTCATAAGAGCCAAATGGCAGATAGCTTTGTTAAACATCCACTTGATATAGTTAAGGTTGGAGATGTTGTAGAAGTTAGAATATTAGATGTTGATTTAAAAAGAAAGAGAATTTCATTATCAATGAAAAAAGAAGGTTAA
- a CDS encoding ECF transporter S component produces the protein MKTKTLNTNRFIKLSLLSAIAVILMYIDFPVIPIFPWLKIDLSDVPALMGAFAFGPLAGVIIELMKNLLILIVKGTGTGFVGELANFLVGVALVWPAALVYKKNKTKKTAILGMVLGVLCIEVVGILANVYLLLPAYGMAMSKAELMQYVTVGLIPFNGIKSILVCGITYALYKKVSVSIFKVEPMLDKPKQMKENLG, from the coding sequence ATGAAAACAAAAACCTTAAACACAAACAGATTCATTAAATTATCACTTTTATCTGCGATTGCAGTAATACTTATGTATATTGACTTTCCAGTAATACCTATATTCCCATGGCTTAAGATTGATTTAAGCGATGTGCCTGCACTTATGGGAGCCTTTGCTTTTGGTCCATTAGCAGGGGTAATAATAGAACTTATGAAAAATTTATTAATATTAATAGTAAAGGGAACTGGAACAGGATTTGTAGGTGAGCTTGCTAACTTTTTAGTTGGAGTGGCTTTAGTATGGCCAGCAGCTTTAGTTTATAAGAAAAATAAAACTAAGAAAACTGCTATTTTAGGAATGGTACTAGGAGTTTTATGTATAGAAGTGGTAGGAATATTAGCTAATGTTTATTTATTACTTCCAGCATACGGTATGGCTATGTCAAAAGCAGAGTTAATGCAATATGTAACAGTTGGATTAATTCCATTTAACGGAATAAAATCTATATTGGTTTGTGGAATAACATATGCTTTATATAAAAAGGTTTCTGTATCAATATTTAAGGTTGAACCTATGCTAGATAAACCAAAACAAATGAAAGAAAATTTAGGATAA
- the rimI gene encoding ribosomal protein S18-alanine N-acetyltransferase: MNSYKIELMNSSHVKGVFEVSKLSLAESWNMDSIEKELSNKLAKYLVALHRDKIIGFVGMWIVFHEGDITNIAVHPEYRKQGIGNLLIDNLITLCKENNINSLTLEVRESNIPAQSLYKKHGFKEEGIRKNFYNNPKENAIIMWRHDI, encoded by the coding sequence ATGAATTCATATAAAATAGAACTTATGAATTCTTCCCATGTTAAGGGCGTTTTTGAAGTAAGTAAACTTAGTCTTGCAGAATCTTGGAATATGGATTCTATAGAAAAAGAACTTTCTAATAAACTAGCAAAATATCTTGTTGCTTTACATAGAGACAAGATTATTGGTTTTGTTGGCATGTGGATTGTTTTTCATGAGGGAGATATAACTAACATAGCAGTTCATCCTGAATATAGAAAACAAGGAATTGGAAATCTTTTAATAGATAATCTAATTACTTTATGTAAAGAAAATAATATAAATTCTCTTACATTAGAAGTTAGAGAGTCTAATATTCCTGCTCAATCCCTTTACAAAAAGCATGGATTTAAGGAAGAAGGGATAAGAAAAAACTTCTACAATAATCCAAAAGAAAACGCCATAATAATGTGGAGACATGATATTTAG
- the tsaB gene encoding tRNA (adenosine(37)-N6)-threonylcarbamoyltransferase complex dimerization subunit type 1 TsaB, with the protein MLVLAIDSSSSTATCALVSEKGVLGEINLNDKKQHSVLLMDLIDDLLKYNNLKIKDLDGFAISEGPGSFTGLRIGMATVKGLSFGSKKPSVCVSSLDALAYNISGFNGIICPIIDALRGNVYASLYKKEGDELVSLSEKECISLTDLIKKVKEKNEDVIFVGDGISKHKEALKEALPNGSFAPSHSSYPRAASVGELGLRLLESGVSHDLNTYAPIYLRKSQAEREYEERMRLK; encoded by the coding sequence ATGTTAGTATTAGCTATTGATTCATCTTCTAGCACAGCTACTTGCGCACTTGTTAGTGAAAAAGGAGTTCTAGGAGAAATAAACTTAAATGATAAAAAACAACATTCCGTTTTATTAATGGACTTAATAGATGATTTACTTAAGTATAATAATCTAAAAATTAAAGATTTAGATGGATTTGCTATTAGTGAAGGTCCTGGTTCATTTACTGGACTTAGAATTGGTATGGCAACTGTTAAAGGATTAAGTTTTGGAAGTAAAAAACCTTCTGTTTGCGTTTCTTCCCTTGATGCTTTAGCTTATAATATTTCAGGATTTAATGGAATAATCTGTCCTATTATAGATGCTCTTAGAGGAAATGTATATGCTTCTCTATATAAAAAAGAAGGAGATGAGCTAGTATCTCTTAGTGAAAAAGAATGCATTTCTTTAACTGACTTAATTAAAAAAGTAAAAGAAAAAAATGAGGATGTTATCTTTGTAGGAGATGGAATAAGCAAACACAAGGAAGCTTTAAAAGAAGCTCTTCCTAATGGCTCTTTTGCACCTAGTCATTCATCTTATCCAAGAGCAGCATCAGTTGGAGAATTAGGCTTAAGATTATTAGAGTCAGGAGTTTCTCATGATTTAAATACATATGCTCCTATATACTTAAGAAAATCTCAAGCTGAAAGAGAATATGAAGAAAGAATGAGATTAAAATAA
- the tsaE gene encoding tRNA (adenosine(37)-N6)-threonylcarbamoyltransferase complex ATPase subunit type 1 TsaE, translating into MEFIVDSVDKTMHIGRQLGSLVNKGDILCLTGDLGTGKTHISKGIAEGLGIDEHITSPTFNIVNEYHSGRLTLYHFDVYRVNDPDEIEAIGFDEYIFGDGVSLIEWANYIEELIPEEYIHIKIEKLPDMGENFRKISINGYGDRYNYIKEIKEC; encoded by the coding sequence ATGGAATTTATAGTAGATAGTGTAGATAAAACTATGCATATTGGAAGACAACTTGGTTCTCTTGTAAATAAAGGAGATATTCTTTGTTTGACTGGAGACTTAGGAACTGGCAAAACTCATATAAGTAAAGGAATTGCAGAAGGATTAGGAATTGACGAGCATATAACTAGTCCAACTTTTAATATAGTTAATGAATATCATAGCGGAAGATTAACTCTTTATCATTTTGATGTTTATAGAGTTAATGATCCCGATGAAATTGAAGCAATTGGCTTTGATGAATATATCTTTGGTGATGGAGTAAGCTTAATTGAATGGGCTAATTACATAGAAGAACTTATTCCTGAAGAGTATATACATATAAAAATAGAAAAATTACCTGATATGGGTGAAAATTTTAGAAAAATAAGTATTAATGGTTATGGTGATAGATATAACTACATAAAGGAGATAAAAGAATGTTAG
- a CDS encoding CBS domain-containing protein — protein sequence MLVKAIMTKKENLDLVDSNTKLKDALKIMEDNKFLSIPVVDGDKFRGAVAKSSIYKYYFKNNLSKDEVLNNITVGEILKTEVPIINKSEHIEKAVSMLERMRISFVAVVDEFDNFKGILTHKAVFREFNNAFGLNKGERIVIRSYDVPGQLSKITKTISEEGGDILSIVIVDTKSLTDVKEVIVRVKSIDVENIKKKLKESGFKLA from the coding sequence ATGTTAGTAAAAGCTATTATGACAAAGAAAGAAAATCTAGATTTAGTTGATTCTAATACTAAACTTAAAGATGCACTAAAAATCATGGAGGATAATAAGTTTTTATCAATTCCTGTAGTAGATGGAGATAAGTTTAGAGGGGCAGTAGCTAAAAGCTCTATCTATAAATATTACTTTAAAAATAATTTAAGCAAAGATGAAGTATTAAATAATATTACTGTAGGTGAAATATTAAAAACAGAAGTTCCTATAATAAATAAATCAGAACATATAGAAAAGGCAGTATCCATGCTAGAAAGAATGAGAATTTCTTTTGTGGCTGTTGTAGATGAATTTGATAATTTCAAAGGAATATTAACTCATAAGGCAGTTTTTAGAGAATTTAACAATGCTTTTGGACTTAATAAAGGGGAAAGAATAGTAATAAGATCTTATGATGTTCCAGGACAATTATCAAAAATAACTAAGACAATATCTGAAGAAGGTGGAGATATATTAAGCATAGTTATTGTAGATACAAAGAGTCTAACTGATGTTAAAGAGGTTATAGTTAGGGTTAAAAGTATAGATGTTGAAAATATTAAAAAGAAATTAAAAGAGTCAGGATTCAAATTAGCATAG
- a CDS encoding 5'-nucleotidase C-terminal domain-containing protein, whose amino-acid sequence MRKLIKPLSVATMMFLSLNLGFFNGKVVKGEEISNETKVTILGTSDIHGRFVPWEYSSDTENKSGSLSQISTIVKKERNENPNLILVDAGDSIQDNFVETFNKGPHQPMVLGMNKMKYDVWEMGNHEFNFGLDVLKHVTSQFEGKVLAGNIYNDDGTRFMDGYTVIERDGIKIGIIGMDTPMIKEFEKPYNIKGIEFRDPVKETKKIIKELDGKVDAMIGVMHMGLDNENAISNTGVTDIANQCPELTAIVGGHMHKLVKNEVVNGVIITEPGKYGQAVSKIDLTFKKENGKNVLKNKNADTISVANVESDKEIENLLKPFHEELRKDANSVIGRLEGVNMVDEDYIKGIPTIHIEDTPLIDFFHEVGKYYSKADVIALSIDNDKAKLNVGDIKKKDIAYNYRYTGGEISVYEVTGKDLKKYMEWAAGYFNTLNPGDITPSFNPKRRASKYSTNDMFGGITYKIDLREKEGNRIKDVKYKDGRELKDTDVLKLGMNSYRLGQLQGKGGIFEGKEFKKLWDSKTAYGEEEGTIRNLAIDYIKNVKNGLINAKKQNNWCLLGIDPNSENYKKVRDLVNSGELKIPTSEDGKYTNIASINEKDLPLDNNTSKENEENLNLDSINNKNNNKDQGVNEESKKDVPKVEENIEKQKNNKENNSNEDNTLVKEDSKSKEVNEKNNEQNNIEEVSKKENKLPNTGSPIGAEAMSQIGMLLLGAGVILKKKNKK is encoded by the coding sequence GTGAGAAAACTAATTAAACCATTAAGTGTAGCTACAATGATGTTCTTATCATTAAATTTAGGTTTTTTTAATGGTAAGGTTGTTAAGGGGGAAGAGATTTCTAATGAAACTAAGGTTACCATCTTAGGAACCTCAGATATACATGGAAGATTTGTTCCTTGGGAATATTCATCAGATACGGAGAATAAATCAGGAAGTTTATCACAAATATCAACAATTGTTAAAAAGGAGAGAAATGAAAATCCAAATTTAATTCTTGTAGATGCAGGTGATTCAATTCAAGATAACTTTGTTGAAACTTTCAATAAAGGACCTCACCAACCTATGGTTTTAGGTATGAATAAGATGAAATATGATGTTTGGGAAATGGGAAACCATGAATTTAATTTTGGATTAGATGTGCTTAAACATGTAACAAGTCAATTTGAAGGAAAGGTATTAGCTGGTAATATCTATAATGATGATGGAACAAGATTTATGGATGGATATACTGTTATAGAAAGAGATGGTATAAAGATAGGTATTATAGGTATGGATACTCCAATGATAAAAGAGTTTGAAAAACCATATAATATAAAAGGAATTGAATTTAGAGATCCAGTTAAAGAAACAAAAAAGATTATAAAAGAATTAGATGGAAAAGTTGATGCCATGATTGGAGTTATGCATATGGGATTAGATAATGAAAATGCTATTTCCAATACAGGTGTTACAGATATTGCCAATCAATGTCCAGAGCTTACAGCAATTGTAGGAGGACATATGCATAAGTTAGTTAAAAATGAGGTTGTAAATGGAGTTATTATAACTGAACCAGGAAAATATGGACAGGCTGTATCAAAAATAGATTTAACATTTAAAAAAGAAAATGGAAAAAATGTACTTAAAAATAAAAATGCAGATACTATTTCAGTAGCTAATGTAGAATCAGATAAAGAAATAGAAAATCTATTAAAACCTTTCCATGAAGAATTGCGTAAGGATGCTAACTCAGTTATTGGAAGACTTGAAGGGGTTAACATGGTAGATGAAGATTACATAAAAGGAATACCTACTATACATATAGAAGATACTCCATTAATTGATTTCTTTCATGAAGTAGGAAAATATTATAGTAAAGCAGATGTAATAGCTTTATCTATAGATAATGATAAGGCTAAGTTAAATGTAGGTGATATAAAGAAGAAAGATATAGCTTATAACTATAGATATACTGGTGGAGAAATAAGCGTTTATGAAGTAACTGGAAAAGACTTAAAAAAATATATGGAATGGGCAGCTGGCTATTTTAATACATTAAATCCAGGAGATATTACTCCAAGTTTTAATCCTAAAAGAAGAGCGTCAAAGTATAGTACTAATGATATGTTTGGAGGAATAACTTACAAAATTGATTTACGAGAAAAAGAAGGTAATAGGATTAAAGATGTTAAGTATAAAGATGGAAGAGAACTTAAGGATACAGATGTTTTAAAACTAGGAATGAATTCATATAGACTTGGACAATTGCAAGGAAAAGGAGGAATCTTTGAAGGAAAAGAATTTAAAAAACTTTGGGATTCTAAGACAGCTTATGGAGAAGAAGAAGGAACAATAAGAAATTTAGCTATAGATTATATTAAAAATGTTAAAAATGGCCTTATAAATGCAAAAAAACAAAATAATTGGTGTCTATTAGGAATAGATCCAAATTCAGAAAACTATAAAAAGGTTAGAGATTTAGTTAATTCAGGAGAATTAAAAATACCTACATCAGAAGACGGAAAATATACTAATATAGCATCAATAAATGAAAAAGATTTACCTTTAGATAATAATACATCTAAAGAAAATGAGGAAAATCTTAACTTAGATTCTATTAATAATAAAAATAATAATAAGGATCAAGGAGTTAATGAAGAAAGTAAAAAAGATGTGCCTAAAGTAGAGGAAAACATAGAAAAACAAAAAAATAATAAAGAAAATAATTCAAATGAAGATAATACTTTAGTTAAAGAAGATAGTAAATCTAAAGAAGTGAATGAAAAAAATAATGAACAAAATAACATTGAGGAAGTTTCTAAAAAAGAAAATAAACTTCCTAACACAGGATCTCCTATAGGTGCAGAAGCTATGTCACAAATAGGTATGTTATTATTAGGTGCAGGTGTAATATTAAAAAAGAAAAATAAAAAATAG
- a CDS encoding alpha/beta-type small acid-soluble spore protein codes for MSKSLVPEAKNGLSKFKNEVARELGVPFSDYNGDLSSRQCGSVGGEMVKRMVEAYESQIK; via the coding sequence ATGTCAAAATCATTAGTTCCAGAAGCAAAAAATGGATTAAGTAAATTCAAAAATGAGGTAGCTAGAGAATTAGGTGTACCATTCTCAGATTACAATGGAGACCTAAGTTCAAGACAATGTGGTTCCGTAGGCGGCGAAATGGTAAAAAGAATGGTAGAAGCTTACGAAAGTCAAATAAAATAA